GCCTAATGGTTACGGAAATTACTGCGGATGGCTATCTGAAATTTCAGACCGTCGGCGGTATTGAACCGGGGATTTTGATTGCCAAGACCGTCGTATTCGACAGCGGTCTGCAGGGCGTCATCGGTTTGAAAGCCGTTCATTTGCAGAAAACGGAGGAAAGAAAAAAAATCCCGGATATCGAGGATCTCTATATTGATATCGGGGCATCTTCCAAGGCAGAAGCAGAAAACGTTGTGAAGCTGGGCGATTACGTCACATTCCCAACGGTATTTGAAGAGATTGGCTCAGGACTGTACAAAGGAAAGGCCCTTGATGACAGGGTGGGCTGTGCGGCGATCATGGAGCTCTTAGAACAGGATTATCCCTGTGATTTGACAGCTGTATTCACAGTACAGGAGGAAGTTGGCCTGCGCGGATCGAAAGTGGTAAGCAATTATCTTCAGGCTGATCTGGCCCTGGTTGTTGAGGCGACACGCGCTGCTGATTTTACTGAATCCGAACGGGAAAACTGGATTGTCACACTAGGAAACGGTCCGGCCTGTTCGCTGATGGATTCCGCAACGGTCTATAAACCTGGACTCGTCCAAAAAGTGATGGCTGCAGCTGCAAAAAATAATATTCCGCTCCAGTTCAGACAAGGAGCTGCCGCGGCCAATGATGCAGGGAACATCCATCAGGCCGGTATCGGCATACCCACGATGACACTCAGTGTACCCTGCCGGAATATCCATACGATGAGCTCCATTATTTCAAAGAATGATTATCAGCACTGCGTGCGGCTTCTTCAATGCATTTTAAATGACATTCACTATTTCTTAAATCTTAATATTTCTTAACATAGTCTGAGGGCCACAGTTCCGCGAAAAGCGAAGCTGAATGCGGAGTGCGGCTCTTTGCGCCAAGGATGGCACAAGAGCCGAAAAGCGGTATTGTGGACCTCAGACTTACCCGAGAAAATACGTCTAACGGAATCCCTGATAAGAAGTAGGAGGCTCTTTATGACAGATACAAAACCATTAGATTCTTTAGATTTCACCTTACTTCAACAGCTCACCCAGACTTTTGGTCCTTCGGGCCAAGAACACAACGTTGCGGCGCTGATTTTAGACCAGACAAAAAATGATGCTGATACCGCTTATACGGATACGCTGGGTAATCTGATTGTCAGAAAAAAAGGTCCTGGGAAGAAGATTATGATTGCCTGCCATATGGATGAAGTCGGCATCATGGTGACCCATATCAATAAGCAGGGCTATCTGTACTTTGCACCGGTTGGCAGTTTGCGAGATCATGTTCTGCTCGCACAGCGCTTCGTTTTTGCCAACGGGGCAGTAGGTGTCGTCAGCCGTGAAGAGAAAAAGAAGCCGGATGAGAATTCACCGGAACGGCTGTTCCTCGATCTTGGAGTAACCAGTGAGCAAGAGGCCAGAACGATGGTTCGGGAAGGCGATATGGCCGTATTTTCCGGAACCTATCAGGAGACCAAAGACTGTGTAATCTCCAAAGCGCTGGATAACCGGGTAGGCTGTTTTATTGCCTTGGAAGTATTGAAAAGAGTCAGCAGCCAAGATGACTTGTACTTTGTGTTTACTGCCCAGGAAGAAGTGGGCGCGCGCGGAGCAAAAACAGCCGCCTACGCGCTGGAACCGGATCTCGCTTTGAATATCGATACGACGTTCAGTTTTGATATGCCCAGGGAATACGGGGTGCCGCGGACTTCTCTGAATAAAGGTATCGCGATTAAAGTGATGGACAGATCAATCGTCGTATCTCCCCAAATTAAAAACTGGATGGCTGAAATCGCCGAACAGCACGAGATACTCTATCAATGGGAAATCATTACGAACGGAGGCACCGATTCCGGCCCGGTTCACCTGACCAAAGGCGGGATTCCTACCGGGGGCCTGGCTGTTCCAGTCCGGCATCTGCATACGCCAGGTGAAATTGCGTCTAAAAACGATATGAGATCCGGTATATCGCTGTTGCTTGCCTTACTTGCATAAGAGAGAGTAGGAATAACATGAAAGATAAAATCAAACAAATCCTGAATCAGGTTCAGGACAGCCAGATTTCAATCGATGAAGGCTTGCAGCAGCTTGAGCAGATGTACAGCTGTGACATGGGCTATGCGCGTTTGGATACTCACCGTCAGTATCGTAAGGGTTTTCCGGAAGCAATCTTTTGTCCGGGCAAAACGACAAACCAAATTGTTCAGATTGCCAAAAAACTGCACGAGGTTTCCGATCAGAACATACTCGCGACAAGGGCCGGCAGGGAAGTCTATGAGGCCGTCTGCCGGGAGATCCCGTCAGCTGAGTTCAATGAAACCTCCCGCACGATTGTGATCAGAAAAGGGGTTCAAAGGTCTGTTGGCAATATCCTGGTTGTGAGTGCAGGTACTTCAGATCTGCCGGTTGCCGAAGAAGCAGCTGTAACCGCGGAAGCTATGGGCAATAAGGTCGAACGCATGTATGATACAGGCGTAGCAGGTCTTCACCGACTATTGTCCCAGTCGGAGCGGCTGCAGCAGGCCAAGGTGCTGATTGTTGTCGCAGGAATGGACGGCGTGCTGCCAAGTGTTGTCGGTGGACTGGCCGCCAGTCCGGTCGTCGCGGTCCCAACAAGTGTCGGTTATGGCGCGAATTTTGGCGGACTCGCCCCTTTGCTTACCATGCTGAACAGCTGCTCGGAAGGAATCGGCGTTGTTAATATTGACAACGGGTTTGGAGCCGGGTATCTGGCTTCGCTGATTAATCAGGCGGGAATATAACGAGGCCTAAAAATTAAAAGAATTTATTAATAATTGTGATTAATCTTAGTTTTAAATGGAGGAAAGGAGGGGGAATCATGGGAAGCAGCGAAATGGATATTCTGTTATTCTTTACAATCTATTCTTTTTTAGGCTGGATGCTGGAATCGGGGTTTGCCTGCATCGTCCATAGAAGATTTGTCAATAGGGGCTTTTTAGCCGGATTCTTTTGCCCGCTTTATGGTTTCAGCGCTGTTTTAGTGCTTCTTTCTTCTGAATGGGCGAGTTCCGTCTTTGAAAACTCACCGGCCGTAGTACTGATCAGTATTTTGGTGGCTGTCCTGGTTGTTACCGGATTGGAATATCTGACAGGGTTTCTTCTGGAAAAAATATTTCGCTACAAATGGTGGGACTACAGCAACAAAATCGCCAATCTAAAGGGGTATATCTGTCTGGAATATTCTGTACTTTGGGGTTTACTGGCCTTTGTGCTGCTCCAGTATGTTCATCCGGTCATTTCTGCAAGGGTATTCTTGATACCTGCAGAAGTCAAGGCGTATCTGGTCATTGCGTTTGTTGTCTACTTCTTTGCAGATACGGTGAAATCTGTCGGCGATGCGCTGAATCTCAGGGAAGTCATTTTGAATTATGCCAATATCCCCGTAAACAAATATCGAGAAAATGTATTGAAATACAAACGGTTTTTCCTGGCTTTTCCACGCCTGATGGTTTTGAATGCAGGTATCATTAACCGTGATGTAAGGAGCATCCTGAATGAAAGGCTTAACAAAATTAAGGTCGAACTTAAAAACAGATTCCTGTGATTTTGAAGAATACCGGGACTGTATTCAGGAATTGATTAATAACGAAAAACTGTATGTCATGGAGAAGTATATTCATCATAAGCATGTCACCTGTCTGGAACACAGCTTTTCCGTTTCCTACACCAGTTTTATTCTTTGCCATAGACTGGGGCTCGACTTCCGGTCTGCGGCGCGAGGCGGACTTCTGCATGACTTTTTTCTGTATGACTGGCATACGACGAAACCGAAGAAGGGGTTGCATGGATTTACGCATCCGTCAGCTGCCCTGGAAAATGCCGGCAAGTATTTTATTTTGAATGAGGTGGAAAAGGACATTATTGTCAAGCATATGTGGCCCTTAACTGTGAAACCGCCGCGCTATACGGAATCGTTTGTTGTCGCCTTCGCAGATAAATACTGCGCACTGTTTGAAATCGTTATTCCAAAATCGGCGATAGCAAGGAAGGATCATTTAAAAACGCTGATGATCAGCAACCATAATTAGAAAGAAAATGATAAACCAGGATAGTATCTCATTAGGCTATCCTGGTTTTTTTATGCAGTAATCCTTGAAATTTCCTGAAAGATTTGTTTTTTTCTGGGGACGCTATGTTCATATGCAAATTTTCAAAACAAAAATGTGCGAATTAACATTTTGAAGCAGGAATATGTTCATTTACACGGAATATATATGTTTAAATAAACATTTGGAGGATGATATTTATGTCCATTAAAGTAGCAATCAATGGTTTTGGCAGAATCGGAAGGCTTTGTATGAGAGCTTTCCTTGAATCTTCAGGGGATTTGGAAGTCGTTGCAGTGAATGATCTTGGCAAAGCAGATATGCTGGCGCATTTGCTGAAATACGATTCTACCCACGGTACACTGCCTTACGATGTTATCGTCGAAGCTGGTGTGATGAAGGTCAAAGGAAGCACCATCAAACTTCTGGCCGAAAAAAACCCGGAAGAGCTGCCCTGGAAAGAAATGGGCATCGATGTCGTGATTGAATCGACCGGAAGATTCGTGGACAGGGAAGGCGCAGGTAAACACCTGAAAGCAGGGGCTAAAAAGGTTGTTATTTCGGCACCCGGTAAAGATGAAGATATCACGATTGTGATGGGTGTCAATGACGATAAATATGATCCGGCCAAACATCATATCATTTCCAATGCTTCCTGTACCACCAACTGCCTGGCTCCTGTTGCGAAAGTGATTATGAAAGAATTTGGCATCGAGCAGGGAATGATGACAACAACGCACTCCGTAACCAATGACCAGAGAATTTTAGACTTTGAGCATTCCGACTGGCGCAGAGCCAGAGCTGCATTCCAATCAATGATCCCGACAACCACGGGAGCGGCAAAAGCCGTGGCCCTTGTTTTGCCAGAACTCAAAGGAAAGCTGAATGGTCTGGCAGTAAGAGTCCCGACACCGAATGTGTCTTTGGTCGATTTTGTTGTGAATGTCAGCAAAGTTACGACGAAGGAAGAAGTCAATGCCAAGCTTAAACAGGCTGCAGAAGGTGAGCTTAAAGGAATCCTTTCCTATAACGAACTGCCCCTTGTTTCGAGCGATTATAACGGCAATAACGCCAGTTCCATCGTTGACGGACTGTCCACAATGGTTATTGGGGATAAGATGGTCAAAGTCCTGGCCTGGTATGACAATGAATCAGGCTATTCGAACAGGGTTATTGATGTGATCAAAATGATGGCTGCTCGCGGGTTTTAATTAATATCTTGGGTAAATAACATTTAGTCTTTTAGTATCTCGGGCCTGTCTGCATGCCACAATTCCGCTTCCAGCCGTTGTGCCCTCCTTGACACGTCGCTCCTTGCCATCCTTGGCATCGCGACATTAGGCCATCCGTGGCCGTCAAAAGGCTGCGCTACGCGTCCTGCTTCGCTTGACGCTGGAATTGTGGCACGCAGACAAAATCTGGAGTAATGTAGATGAATCTTTGCACGCTAGTTTATTTTTCGTAGGTTAATTAAGTATGTCGTGCTAGCTGAATTCTTCGAGAGAGGGCGATATGATGCGAAGAACCAAGATTGTTTGTACGATCGGTCCCGCCAGTGAGCATCCGGATAAGATCAGACAGCTGATTCAGGCCGGCATGAATGTGGCCAGACTTAATTTTTCTCATGGCAGTCATGAGGCGCATGGAAAAACAATTGTGAACCTCAGGGCTGCTGCAGAACAAACCGGTGTTAATCTGGGGATCCTGCTGGATACCAAAGGTCCGGAGATTCGTACAGGCTTGGTTCCTGAGCAAGGGGTTCATCTGGAAAACGGAAGCAGCTTTATGCTTGATCAGGATGAAAGCCTCGGTTCTGCGGAGCGGGTCTTTGTGACCTATCCGGATCTCTGGACCGAGGTTGTGCCCGGAAATCATATTCTGCTGAGTGACGGGCTGCTTGACCTGGAAGTCACCTCAGCTGCAAATGGACAAATCACGACGATCGTCAGGAACGGGGGCCTGCTAAAATCCCAAAAAGGGGTCAATGTTCCCGGCGTCAGCATTCAGCTGCCGGCCCTCACGCTGAAAGATATCGAAGATATTCAGTTCGGGCTGCGAAACGGGATTGATTTTATCGCGGCTTCCTTTACCCGCAAGGCTTCAGATATTCTGGAAGTGCGGAAAGTCGTCGAGGAAGCGAACGCTGCGGTAAAGATTATCGCCAAGATCGAAAGTCATGAAGGTATACGTAATATCGACAGTATTTTGGAAGTTGCCGACGGTATTATGGTAGCCCGGGGAGACCTTGGCGTAGAAATCCCGGTGGAAGAAGTCCCAATTTATCAAAAAGAGATTATTTGCAAATGCAATGCGTTAGGCAAAACAGTCATCGTAGCGACGCAGATGCTGGAATCGATGACGCATCAGCCGCGTCCGACCAGAGCAGAAGCAAGTGATGTCGCCAATGCCATTTTAGACGGCACGGACGCGATCATGCTCTCTGGTGAGACTGCAGCCGGTGAATTTCCGGTCGAAGCGGTACAGACAATGGATAAAATAGCGCACAAGGCTGAAGGGATATTTTTTAAGACCAGTGCCCCGTTGGAAAAAGGACGCAATATTGCCGACGCGATCGGTCATGCCAGTTATACCATAGCAGCGGATCTGAACGCGGCCGCAATCATTACGCCGACCCAATCCGGCAAAACAGCCAGAATGATTTCCCGTTACCGGCCGAAGTCTCTGATCATCGCAACAACGCCTTATCCCGAAGTAGCGAGAAGCCTGACCCTCAGCTGGGGTGTTCATACCATCATTGTCTCGGAAAGTACAGGAACGGACCAACTGCTTTCCGTTG
This portion of the Dehalobacter sp. genome encodes:
- the pyk gene encoding pyruvate kinase, translating into MRRTKIVCTIGPASEHPDKIRQLIQAGMNVARLNFSHGSHEAHGKTIVNLRAAAEQTGVNLGILLDTKGPEIRTGLVPEQGVHLENGSSFMLDQDESLGSAERVFVTYPDLWTEVVPGNHILLSDGLLDLEVTSAANGQITTIVRNGGLLKSQKGVNVPGVSIQLPALTLKDIEDIQFGLRNGIDFIAASFTRKASDILEVRKVVEEANAAVKIIAKIESHEGIRNIDSILEVADGIMVARGDLGVEIPVEEVPIYQKEIICKCNALGKTVIVATQMLESMTHQPRPTRAEASDVANAILDGTDAIMLSGETAAGEFPVEAVQTMDKIAHKAEGIFFKTSAPLEKGRNIADAIGHASYTIAADLNAAAIITPTQSGKTARMISRYRPKSLIIATTPYPEVARSLTLSWGVHTIIVSESTGTDQLLSVAVTRSLDQKLIQTGDVVVLTAGVPVGKVGTTNLIKVQVVGNVLARGTGIGRRAYSGKASKVSDPEKFSQGDILIAPFTDAEQLPVMAKAGAVVIERGGLTSHAAIVALEYGIPAIVGADDAVQKIQEGVLITVDALSGVVYEGSVAIL
- a CDS encoding M20/M25/M40 family metallo-hydrolase, whose product is MLLKELSELNGVSGNEKPVRDFILAHLKDRLQDNLNSCRTDQIGNLLIERKGVGKGSGENLPKVLVCAHMDEIGLMVTEITADGYLKFQTVGGIEPGILIAKTVVFDSGLQGVIGLKAVHLQKTEERKKIPDIEDLYIDIGASSKAEAENVVKLGDYVTFPTVFEEIGSGLYKGKALDDRVGCAAIMELLEQDYPCDLTAVFTVQEEVGLRGSKVVSNYLQADLALVVEATRAADFTESERENWIVTLGNGPACSLMDSATVYKPGLVQKVMAAAAKNNIPLQFRQGAAAANDAGNIHQAGIGIPTMTLSVPCRNIHTMSSIISKNDYQHCVRLLQCILNDIHYFLNLNIS
- the gap gene encoding type I glyceraldehyde-3-phosphate dehydrogenase, with amino-acid sequence MSIKVAINGFGRIGRLCMRAFLESSGDLEVVAVNDLGKADMLAHLLKYDSTHGTLPYDVIVEAGVMKVKGSTIKLLAEKNPEELPWKEMGIDVVIESTGRFVDREGAGKHLKAGAKKVVISAPGKDEDITIVMGVNDDKYDPAKHHIISNASCTTNCLAPVAKVIMKEFGIEQGMMTTTHSVTNDQRILDFEHSDWRRARAAFQSMIPTTTGAAKAVALVLPELKGKLNGLAVRVPTPNVSLVDFVVNVSKVTTKEEVNAKLKQAAEGELKGILSYNELPLVSSDYNGNNASSIVDGLSTMVIGDKMVKVLAWYDNESGYSNRVIDVIKMMAARGF
- a CDS encoding HD family phosphohydrolase; the encoded protein is MKGLTKLRSNLKTDSCDFEEYRDCIQELINNEKLYVMEKYIHHKHVTCLEHSFSVSYTSFILCHRLGLDFRSAARGGLLHDFFLYDWHTTKPKKGLHGFTHPSAALENAGKYFILNEVEKDIIVKHMWPLTVKPPRYTESFVVAFADKYCALFEIVIPKSAIARKDHLKTLMISNHN
- the larB gene encoding nickel pincer cofactor biosynthesis protein LarB — encoded protein: MKDKIKQILNQVQDSQISIDEGLQQLEQMYSCDMGYARLDTHRQYRKGFPEAIFCPGKTTNQIVQIAKKLHEVSDQNILATRAGREVYEAVCREIPSAEFNETSRTIVIRKGVQRSVGNILVVSAGTSDLPVAEEAAVTAEAMGNKVERMYDTGVAGLHRLLSQSERLQQAKVLIVVAGMDGVLPSVVGGLAASPVVAVPTSVGYGANFGGLAPLLTMLNSCSEGIGVVNIDNGFGAGYLASLINQAGI
- a CDS encoding M28 family peptidase, which translates into the protein MTDTKPLDSLDFTLLQQLTQTFGPSGQEHNVAALILDQTKNDADTAYTDTLGNLIVRKKGPGKKIMIACHMDEVGIMVTHINKQGYLYFAPVGSLRDHVLLAQRFVFANGAVGVVSREEKKKPDENSPERLFLDLGVTSEQEARTMVREGDMAVFSGTYQETKDCVISKALDNRVGCFIALEVLKRVSSQDDLYFVFTAQEEVGARGAKTAAYALEPDLALNIDTTFSFDMPREYGVPRTSLNKGIAIKVMDRSIVVSPQIKNWMAEIAEQHEILYQWEIITNGGTDSGPVHLTKGGIPTGGLAVPVRHLHTPGEIASKNDMRSGISLLLALLA